From the Xyrauchen texanus isolate HMW12.3.18 chromosome 37, RBS_HiC_50CHRs, whole genome shotgun sequence genome, one window contains:
- the LOC127630791 gene encoding rho-related GTP-binding protein RhoA-B: MAAIRKKLVIVGDGACGKTCLLIVFSKDQFPEVYVPTVFENYVADIEVDSKQVELALWDTAGQEDYDRLRPLSYPDTDVILMCFSIDSPDSLENIPEKWTPEVKHFCPNVPIILVGNKKDLRNDEHTRRELTKMKQEPVKAEEGRDMANRIGAFGYMECSAKTKDGVREVFEMATRAALQARRGKKSNKCLLL; this comes from the exons ATGGCAGCAATCCGCAAGAAGCTGGTGATTGTTGGAGATGGTGCGTGTGGAAAAACTTGTTTGCTTATCGTATTCAGTAAAGACCAGTTCCCAGAAGTCTACGTACCCACTGTGTTTGAGAACTATGTTGCAGACATCGAGGTTGACAGCAAACAG GTGGAACTCGCATTGTGGGATACTGCAGGACAGGAGGACTATGATAGGCTCCGCCCCCTTTCGTACCCAGACACTGACGTCATTCTAATGTGCTTCTCTATTGACAGTCCTGACAGTTTAG AGAATATTCCAGAGAAGTGGACACCTGAGGTTAAACACTTTTGTCCCAATGTTCCCATCATCCTTGTGGGTAACAAAAAGGACCTGCGGAATGATGAACACACACGCAGAGAGCTGACCAAGATGAAGCAG GAGCCAGTTAAGGCAGAGGAAGGGAGAGATATGGCCAATCGGATTGGAGCATTTGGCTATATGGAGTGCTCAGCCAAAACAAAAGATGGAGTTCGGGAGGTGTTTGAAATGGCCACTAGAGCGGCGCTGCAGGCTCGCAGGGGAAAGAAGAGCAACAAATGTCTTCTGCTGTGA
- the LOC127630787 gene encoding transmembrane protein 115-like: MNRYLPVARQHFLSALASTSVVVKSICAIVILLYLLSWAANTPYLLGVTPGFLFPPNFWIWTLLSHAVVEQHLFGMAVNIGTVMVAGRLLEPLWGALELLIFFTVVNVAAGLLSGLSYLLTYAATFDLDYLFAVRVYGAPAFLGGVLVALKQTAGDTTVLRVPQVRLKAAPALALLAIAILRLAGLLDTSAPLAACGYGALSGWVYLRFYQRHSRGRGDMSDHFAFASFFPEALQPAVGFAAGLVHTVLVKIKVCRKMVKRYDVGAPSSITISLPGTDPQDAERRRQLALKALNERLKRVEDQSAWPSMEDEEDDEDEEVRTDTPLLSSRETFPPASTSQNPTGQQESSIISFEDAPTHS; encoded by the exons ATGAACCGTTACCTGCCTGTTGCACGGCAGCACTTCTTGAGTGCACTCGCAAGCACAAGTGTGGTGGTTAAGTCCATCTGTGCCATAGTGATTCTGTTGTACCTGCTCTCCTGGGCTGCTAACACCCCTTACCTGCTTGGTGTCACACCTGGTTTCCTTTTCCCACCAAACTTCTGGATTTGGACGCTTCTGTCCCATGCAGTGGTAGAGCAGCATCTTTTTGGCATGGCAGTGAACATTGGTACAGTCATGGTAGCCGGGCGACTATTGGAGCCACTATGGGGTGCGTTGGAGCTGCTAATCTTCTTCACGGTGGTAAATGTAGCAGCTGGTCTCCTCTCTGGACTCTCCTACCTTCTCACCTATGCGGCAACCTTTGACTTGGACTACCTGTTTGCTGTGAGGGTGTATGGTGCACCTGCTTTTCTCGGAGGTGTTCTTGTAGCACTGAAGCAGACTGCAGGTGATACCACAGTGCTTCGAGTGCCACAAGTACGCTTGAAAGCTGCACCAGCGCTAGCTCTACTAGCAATAGCCATCCTGCGGCTAGCGGGGCTGCTGGACACTTCAGCGCCACTAGCGGCATGTGGCTACGGAGCTCTTTCGGGGTGGGTTTACCTGCGCTTCTACCAGAGGCACTCAAGGGGGCGTGGCGACATGTCAGACCACTTTGCTTTTGCCTCCTTCTTCCCTGAGGCATTGCAACCAGCTGTTGGGTTTGCAGCGGGGCTGGTGCATACTGTATTGGTGAAGATAAAAGTTTGTCGTAAGATGGTGAAGCGCTATGATGTTGGGGCTCCTTCTTCGATTACAATTAGCCTGCCAGGCACAGACCCACAAGATGCAGAGAGGCGGAG GCAACTGGCATTGAAAGCTCTTAATGAGCGTCTGAAACGTGTGGAAGACCAGTCGGCTTGGCCAAGCATGGAAgatgaggaggatgatgaagatgaagaggtTCGGACAGACACTCCTCTCCTTTCATCCCGTGAGACTTTTCCACCAGCATCCACTTCTCAAAATCCCACGGGACAACAGGAGTCCAGCATCATAAGCTTTGAAGATGCACCGACCCATTCCTAA